In the Carassius auratus strain Wakin chromosome 50, ASM336829v1, whole genome shotgun sequence genome, one interval contains:
- the tnni2a.2 gene encoding troponin I type 2a (skeletal, fast), tandem duplicate 2 — translation MSEKRMSSSKKHSLKSMMLQVAKDLLEAEAMVKEEERKRYMEDHCPPLSCPSSKQELQELCKELHAKIEVIDEERYILEHKAIMVVNEVKDLNIKIIDLKGKFKKPPLKKVRMSADAMLQALLGSKHKVSMDLRANLKQVKKEVKEEDKELRDVGDWRKNIEDKTGMGGRKKMFESES, via the exons ATGTCTGA GAAACGAATGTCTAGTAGTAAAAAACACAGCCTAAAG AGCATGATGCTCCAGGTTGCAAAAGATTTACTGGAAGCAGAGGCGATGGtgaaggaggaggagaggaagagataCATGGAAGATCATTGTCCTCCCTTGTCATGCCCAAGCTCCAAACAAGAACTACAG GAGCTTTGCAAAGAGTTACATGCAAAAATCGAGGTTATTGACGAGGAGAGATATATTTTAGAGCACAAAGCCATCATGGTCGTGAATGAG GTTAAAGACTTAAACATCAAGATCATCGACCTGAAGGGCAAGTTCAAGAAGCCTCCTCTGAAGAAAGTGCGCATGTCGGCCGACGCTATGCTCCAGGCTCTGCTGGGCTCCAAGCACAAGGTCTCCATGGACCTGAGAGCCAACCTCAAACAAGTCAAGAAGGAGGTCAAAGAGGAG GATAAAGAGTTGCGTGACGTCGGCGACTGGCGTAAGAACATTGAGGATAAGACTGGTATGGGCGGCAGGAAGAAGATGTTTGAATCTGAATCTTGA
- the LOC113067083 gene encoding troponin I, fast skeletal muscle-like — translation MSEKKMSSSRRHHLKSLVLSIAKGIMEKEVIQIKVDKEKYLSENCPPLSLPGSTQELQELCKKLHQQIDKIDEERYDLESKVGKANKEIEDLKIKVVDLQGKFKKPALKKVRLSADQMLQALLGSKHKVSLDLRSNLKQVKKEVKEEVADVGDWRKNVEDKAGMDGRKKMFEGEA, via the exons ATGTCCGA AAAAAAGATGTCATCGAGCCGCCGGCACCATCTCAAG AGTTTGGTGCTCAGCATTGCGAAGGGCATTATGGAGAAAGAAGTCATTCAGATTAAGGTAGATAAGGAGAAATACCTGTCAGAAAACTGCCCCCCTCTGTCCCTGCCCGGATCCACACAGGAACTGCAG GAGCTGTGCAAGAAACTTCACCAGCAAATCGACAAGATTGATGAGGAGAGATATGACTTGGAGTCCAAAGTGGGCAAGGCCAACAAAGAG ATCGAGGATCTGAAGATCAAGGTGGTCGACCTGCAGGGCAAGTTCAAGAAACCTGCGCTAAAGAAAGTGCGTCTCTCTGCTGATCAGATGCTCCAGGCTCTGCTGGGCTCCAAACACAAGGTGTCTCTGGATCTGAGATCCAACCTCAAACAAGTCAAGAAGGAGGTCAAAGAGGAG GTTGCAGATGTCGGCGACTGGCGTAAGAACGTCGAGGACAAGGCCGGTATGGACGGCAGGAAGAAGATGTTCGAGGGCGAGGCCTAA